In Mycobacterium stomatepiae, the following are encoded in one genomic region:
- a CDS encoding SCO3242 family prenyltransferase, protein MRVNDYLDLMRAPAALTVLGDTVVGAIWSNRSVSRRRLALPLASVLLYWSGMVFNDFADRKRDAIERPERPIPSGRVSAESALALGTGLAAAGFATATAAGGRHGLAAAGRIAGCVVVYDFVAKDTPAGPLVMAGCRFLDVMLGATPHYRSALIPASVMGLHTTAITVLSQSEVSGSQPSLPVAVAIMAGGVAAAAMATARPAALPWHRAAPAAGVYAWSFGPSLWAAWQRPSAERIRASVRAGIASTIAVQAMLAARSQRSVAMYALCVLAIRVRLGVSAPTPTEVT, encoded by the coding sequence GTGCGGGTTAACGACTACCTTGACTTGATGAGGGCGCCGGCGGCGCTCACGGTTCTCGGTGACACTGTCGTGGGTGCCATTTGGTCGAATCGGTCGGTGTCTCGTCGCCGTCTCGCGTTGCCGCTGGCTTCCGTCTTGCTGTATTGGAGCGGCATGGTGTTCAACGACTTTGCCGACCGAAAACGAGACGCCATTGAGCGCCCAGAGCGGCCCATCCCGTCGGGTCGAGTATCAGCGGAATCGGCGCTAGCCCTAGGGACAGGCTTGGCCGCAGCGGGATTCGCGACCGCGACCGCCGCCGGTGGGCGACACGGCTTAGCGGCCGCAGGTCGAATCGCGGGATGCGTTGTCGTCTACGACTTCGTCGCCAAGGACACGCCGGCAGGACCGTTGGTGATGGCGGGCTGCCGGTTTCTCGACGTCATGCTGGGCGCCACCCCGCACTATCGCAGTGCGCTGATTCCCGCGTCGGTGATGGGTTTACACACCACCGCGATCACGGTGCTCTCACAAAGTGAGGTGAGCGGTTCGCAACCCAGCCTTCCTGTTGCAGTGGCGATCATGGCGGGCGGAGTCGCTGCTGCCGCGATGGCCACCGCTCGACCGGCTGCCCTACCGTGGCACCGCGCGGCCCCGGCTGCCGGCGTATACGCGTGGTCATTCGGCCCCAGCCTGTGGGCAGCGTGGCAACGGCCCAGCGCCGAACGGATTCGAGCTTCGGTCCGAGCCGGTATTGCATCGACGATCGCGGTACAGGCGATGTTGGCGGCCCGGTCCCAGCGTTCGGTTGCCATGTACGCGTTGTGCGTTCTAGCAATTAGGGTGCGGCTCGGGGTTTCTGCTCCCACACCCACCGAGGTGACATGA
- a CDS encoding EboA domain-containing protein — protein MTSSVASSETFDIGYNTNSLADHRLDDALALIAAEGYSAVALTIGFPHIRPFDADLGAQLNAVRALMDAYGLRANIETGARYLLDPRHKHKPSLVDIDGEPRVEFLLRAIDIGADIGASCVSLWSGYAVRHSDDNVTRDRLLSRLARVVDYADRKAMTLGFEPEPGMFVETVRDALAVCRALGDPPSLGVTLDVGHCVMTEPSSAHALIVELGDKLVNVHLDDMKPDNHDHLEFGHGELDLGAVMDALGEIRFDGIASVELPRQSHDAPNVMRRSRWAIDSARLPSSARSWITASRRHIQRSPEQILELFPGVTRVVADASSPEGAALLVRERLLSSLVAECGDDVVAPLIEKLYRWGDSDERLAVLRGLDVAVLYGHLGALAVATGIELAEDALRCNDPGLVAAALGDFGTGFLSQHAWRHGVMKLVFMGVPLSRVPGLHTRVDDELARMATDYVNERRAAGRTVPDDIELLDGTRAAKIKEVVE, from the coding sequence ATGACGAGCTCCGTGGCTAGTAGCGAGACGTTCGACATTGGCTACAACACCAATAGTTTGGCTGATCATCGGCTCGACGACGCCCTGGCGTTGATCGCAGCCGAGGGTTACAGCGCCGTCGCGCTGACCATCGGCTTTCCCCACATACGGCCGTTCGATGCTGATCTCGGTGCCCAGTTGAATGCCGTGCGGGCGCTGATGGACGCTTATGGGCTGCGGGCGAACATCGAAACGGGAGCACGTTATCTGCTTGATCCCCGGCACAAACACAAACCATCGCTGGTCGACATTGATGGTGAACCGCGAGTCGAATTCCTTTTGCGGGCAATTGATATCGGCGCCGACATCGGAGCCAGCTGTGTTTCGTTGTGGTCGGGCTACGCAGTCAGGCACAGCGACGACAACGTCACCCGAGACCGGCTGTTGAGCCGACTTGCCAGGGTGGTGGACTATGCCGACCGCAAGGCGATGACACTCGGATTCGAGCCGGAGCCCGGGATGTTCGTCGAGACCGTGCGCGATGCGCTCGCGGTGTGTCGGGCGCTTGGCGATCCTCCAAGCCTCGGCGTGACGCTCGATGTCGGTCACTGCGTGATGACCGAGCCGAGCAGTGCACACGCCTTAATAGTCGAATTGGGCGACAAGCTGGTCAATGTTCATCTCGACGACATGAAGCCCGACAATCATGACCATCTCGAGTTCGGCCACGGTGAGCTCGATTTGGGTGCTGTCATGGACGCTTTGGGCGAAATTCGGTTCGATGGGATCGCCTCCGTCGAGCTGCCACGTCAGTCGCACGACGCGCCGAATGTGATGCGCAGAAGTCGGTGGGCGATCGACAGTGCCCGGTTGCCGTCGTCGGCCCGATCGTGGATTACCGCCTCCAGGAGGCACATTCAACGTTCGCCCGAGCAGATACTCGAACTCTTTCCCGGCGTTACGCGCGTCGTCGCAGACGCATCGTCACCTGAGGGCGCCGCGCTATTGGTCCGAGAAAGGCTGCTGAGCAGCTTGGTAGCCGAGTGTGGCGATGACGTTGTCGCTCCGCTCATCGAGAAGCTCTATCGATGGGGCGACAGCGACGAGCGTTTAGCGGTACTGCGCGGCCTGGATGTCGCCGTCTTGTACGGCCACCTCGGCGCGTTGGCGGTGGCCACTGGCATCGAGCTGGCGGAGGATGCGCTGCGGTGCAACGACCCTGGGCTCGTGGCCGCTGCATTGGGTGACTTCGGTACCGGCTTTCTGAGCCAGCACGCCTGGCGCCACGGCGTGATGAAGCTGGTGTTCATGGGGGTGCCGTTGTCGCGGGTGCCCGGTCTGCATACCCGAGTTGACGACGAGCTCGCCAGAATGGCAACAGATTACGTCAACGAACGACGAGCTGCGGGACGCACTGTGCCCGACGACATCGAGCTGCTGGATGGCACCCGTGCCGCCAAGATCAAGGAGGTTGTGGAGTGA